The Streptomyces sp. cg36 genomic interval AGCCGTACATCCGGTCCGTACGGGTGGTCCCCCCGGACGCCTCTGCCGGACGGGGAGGTCGCGCGCGTGGGCCGACGGGGGAGGTGGGGGCGGTCGGACCGCCCCCACCCGGAGCCCCCGTCAGGCGCCCGGAGCCCCCGTCAGGAGGAGCCCTCGGCCCCCTGCTCCGACGGCGGTGTCCGCCTCGGCACCAGCGCTTTCGCACGGGCCGCAAGGGAGCTCGTCAGGGCCTCCCGCCTGGCCGTCGCCGCCCACACCACCCGGGCGGCCGAACGCGGGGCGAGATCCGCCCGCAGTCGCACCCAGGCGGTGACCGACGCGCGCAGGCCCGCGCGGGCGCGCCGGGCGTCCTGCTCCAGGCCCTCCGTCGCGAGCGGCCGTGGCGCGTACAGCACCTGCTCCACCGCGGTCGCCGCCCGGTGCACCGACTCCGCCGCCTCCCCCTCCAGCTTGCCGAGCCGCACCATGCGCGCGGCGGCCCCGCGGGGGGTGAGCGACTCGTCGGGGGGCAGACCGTGGTCCCACGCCGTGTCGGTGATCTCCCGCCACACCGCCAGCGTGGCGGCGGCCGGGTCGGCCTCGTGGCGGCTGCCCGGGGCGAGCCGCCTGGCGCGCACCCGGACCCGCCACAGCCAGGGCAGCAGCGGCAGCCCCAGCACGGCCAGCACCCCGAGGGCCACCGCCGCCACCGTGGCGAGCGGCGTACCGCCGTCACCGCCGCCCGTGACGACCGGCGCGACCGGGCCGCCGCAGTCGTTCTGCTTGCGCATCTGCGCGGTGCAGGACGACGAGGGCGAGGGCGCGGCCGAGGGCTGCGCCGAGGGGCCGGCGGACGGCTTCGCGGGATCGGTGGGCGAGCCCGACGGGGCGTCCGGCCGGGTGTAGTCGGGCGCGGAGCCGCGCGAGGGGGTGGGCTCGAACCGGGTCCAGCCCACGCCCTCGAAGTACAGCTCGGGCCACGCGTGCGCGTCCCGCAGGCCCACCGACATCGTCCCGTCCGAGCGCGGGTCGCCGGGCGTGAAGCCCACCGCCACCCGGGCCGGTATGCCCAGGACGCGGGCCATGGCGGCCATCGAGAACGAGAAGTGGACGCAGAAGCCCTGCTTGTCCTTGAGGAACCGGGCGATCGCCTCCGTACCGCTGCCGGACTCCACCTGGGTGTCGTAGGTGAAGCCGCCGCGCACCGCGAACCAGTCCTGGAGCATCACGGCCCGCTGGTAGTCGCTGGTCGCGCCCCGGGTGATCCGTCTGGCGGTGCTGCTCACCACGGGCGGCAGGGACGAGGGGACCTTGGTGTACTCCGTGCGCAGCGCGGGCGGCGCGGGCGGCGCGGAGGCCAGCTGGTCGGCGGTCGGCCGCACCTGGAGGCTGGTGACCTGGTACTGCACCCCGCGGGTCGTCTGGCCCCGGTCGCCGACCAGGGTCCGCCCGACCGGCTCGAAGCGCCAGTGCCCGCCGATGTCGACCTTGGTCGCGGGGTAGGGCATCGGCAGCCAGTTCTGGGTGTACCAGCCGGCCGCCGAGACGCTGGTGCGGATCTCGGCGGTGCCGACCGACGGGCTCAGCCCCTCGGGCTGCGGCAGTACGTCCGGCACGTCCTTGATCTTGCGCTCGGACGACTTCCAGGAGGTGCCGTCGAACTGGTCGAGCGCCACGATCCGCAGGTACATGTCCTGGGTGTCCTGCGTGTTGGTGCGGTAGCGCAGCACCTCGCGGTCCTCGGGCTGGTTGAGGCTGTTCTGGAGCGAGACCAGCGGATTGACCGCCGAGATGGTGCCGCCCGAACCGCCCTCGCCGCTGCCGCCGCCGGTGTCGCCGAAGAGCCCCGAGCCCATCGCGGGCAGCGCGGCCGGGATCACCAGGGCGATGCCGAGCGCGAGCGCCCCGATCCGCCGGCCGGTGCGCACCGGCGCCAGCGCGGCGCCGTCCGGCTCGAACACGGCGGTCTGGGCGCGGCCCGGCCGCGCCGCCCCGCCGAACACCCGCCCCCACTGGGAGAGCCGGTCGCGGCCCTCGGCGAGCAGGAGCAGCAGATAGCCCGCGGACGCCAGCACGAACCACAGCCAGCTCGCCCCGCCGTCGGAGAGCCCCGCGGCCACCGAGTACAGCGCGAGCAGCGGAAGACCGGCCGGGGCGGCGCTGCGGAACGTCACCGCCAGCGCGTCCACCACCAGCCCGATCGCCAGGGTGCCGCCGACGACCAGCAGCTTGATGCCGTCGGTGGCCGGGGCCGGGATCGCGTACCGCCCGACGTCGTCGGCGCCCTGCTGGAGCAGCCGGTCGAGCTGCTCGAAGGCTTCCGGGCCCGGCAGCAGCCCGCCGAGCGCCTGGTCCCTGGCGAAGACCAGGGTCAGCAGCACCAGCGTCACCACGGCCTGGGCGAGGATCGTCAGCGGCCGGGCCAGCGGCACCCGCCGGGCCAGCGCGCCCACGCCGGTCTGGATCGCCAGCAGGAACGCGGCCTGCAGGATCCAGGCCGCCGGATTGACCAGCGGCAGCAGTGAGGTCGCCGCCATCATCGTGGCCGCGAAGGCGCACAGCGCCAGCCGTCCGCGCCCGCTCATGACCACGCCCCTGACGTTCCCGGTATCCCCGCCGCAGCGGCCGGGGCGGTCCCCGTGCCCGTACGGTCCTGACCCGCCTGCCGCCACAGCGCCGACAGCGGTACGCCGGGCGGTACGGCCAGCGCCGTCCAGCCCGCCTCGCGCAACAGCCGCAGCGACCGCTCGGCCGGGCCGGGCCCGCCGGTCGGCGCCGCGCCGCGCGTCCACAGGTCGCTGTCGAGGACGAAGGCGATGGCCGCGCCGCTGCGCCGCCGCATCTTCGCCGCGACCGCGGCCTGTTCCTCGTCGAGGTCGCCGAAGAACCCGACGAGCAGTCCTTCGTTGCCGCCGCGCAGCACGTCGTGGGCGCGCGAGAGGCCGCCGCCGTCGGAGTGGTCCACGACCGCGAGGGTGTCCATCATCAGCCCCGCCGAGTCCGAGGAGTCCTGGGTGGAACCGGCGAAGCCGCCCGCCCCGTCGCCCGGCACCGAGCTGCCGGTGTCGGTCAGCAGCCGCACCGAGTACCCGCGCTCCAGCATGTGCACCAGCACCGAGGCCGCGCCCGAGACCGCCCATTCGAAGGCCGAGTCGGGGCCCGCGCCCGCGTACGCGATGTCGCGGGTGTCGAGCAGCACCGTGCAGCGGGCGCGCTGGGGCTGCTCCTCGCGGCGCACCATCAGCTCGCCGTAGCGCGCGGTGGAGCGCCAGTGGACGCGGCGCAGGTCGTCGCCGTGCCGGTAGAGCCGGGGGATCACGTCGTCCTCGCCCGCCAGCGCCAGGGAGCGGTGGCGGCCGTCGCCGTACCCCGCGGCCTCGCCGGAGAGGCGGACCGGGGGCAGCGGCTCGGTGCGCGGTATGACGGTGAGGGTGTCGTAGGCGCTGAACGCGCGCGTGAGCTCGCACATCCCGAACGGGTCGGTGAGCCGCAGCTGGAGGGGGCCCAGCGGATAGCGCCCGCGCAGGTCGGAGCGGACCCGGTAGGACACCTCGCGCTTGCCGCCGCCCTCCACCCGGTCCAGGACGAAGCGGGGCCGGGGCCCCAGCACGTACGGCACCCGGTCCTGGAGCATCAGGAGGCCGGTGGGCAGCCGCGAGACGTTGTCCACGCGCAGGTGCACCCGCGCCTCGGAGCCCGCGGGCACGCGCGCGGGGGAGAGCCGGCGGCTGCCCGCGACCCGGTAGCGCGTGCGGTAGAGCACGGTCGTGCAGACCAGCGGCAGCACCGCGAGCAGCAGGCCGACCCGCAGCAGGTCCTTCTGGCCCAGGACGTACGCGCAGATCGCGGCGGCGATCCCGGCCGCCAGGAAGGAGCGCCCGCGGGTGGTCAGACCGGAGAGCGCGGCGCGCGGGCCGCCCCGCTGCGCGCTCTCCCGGTTGTCTTCTCCCGGTCCCGCCGGGGGTGCCCCGGCCGCCATCACGGGCGCCGGGTGCCGGGCTGCTGCTGGCCGTAGAGCGGGCCGCCGGTCTGCGGCACGGGGGTGCGCTGGAGGATCTCCAGGACGACCTGCTCGGCGGTGCGGCGGTTCAACTGGGCCTGGGCGGTGGGCAGCAGCCGGTGGGCGAGGACCGCGACGGCGAGCGCCTGGACGTCGTCCGGCAGCGCGTAGTCCCGGCCGCTGAGGGCCGCGGACGCCTTGGCCGCGCGCAGCAGGTGCAGGGTGGCGCGCGGCGAGGCGCCGAGTCTGAGGTCCGGATGGCTGCGGGTGGCGCCGACCAGCTCCACCGCGTACCTGCGGATCGTCTCGGCGACGTGGACCTTGCGGACGGCGTCGACGAGCTTGACGATGTCGTGCGCGTGGGCCACCGGCTGGAGGTCCTCCAGCGGCGAGACGGCGCCGTGCACGTCGAGCATCTGGAGCTCGGCCTCGGCCGACGGGTACCCCATCGAGACGCGGGCCATGAAGCGGTCGCGCTGGGCCTCGGGCAGCGGGTAGGTGCCCTCCATCTCCACCGGGT includes:
- a CDS encoding AAA family ATPase, producing the protein MTTYDERASLTDLTATAERVRRSVEGVIEGKPEVVRLALTVLLAEGHLLIEDVPGVGKTMLAKAMAKSIDCSVRRIQFTPDLLPSDITGVSIYDQQRRDFEFKPGAIFAQIVIGDEINRASPKTQSALLESMEERQVTIDGQTYELPSPFMVVATQNPVEMEGTYPLPEAQRDRFMARVSMGYPSAEAELQMLDVHGAVSPLEDLQPVAHAHDIVKLVDAVRKVHVAETIRRYAVELVGATRSHPDLRLGASPRATLHLLRAAKASAALSGRDYALPDDVQALAVAVLAHRLLPTAQAQLNRRTAEQVVLEILQRTPVPQTGGPLYGQQQPGTRRP
- a CDS encoding DUF3488 and DUF4129 domain-containing transglutaminase family protein, yielding MSGRGRLALCAFAATMMAATSLLPLVNPAAWILQAAFLLAIQTGVGALARRVPLARPLTILAQAVVTLVLLTLVFARDQALGGLLPGPEAFEQLDRLLQQGADDVGRYAIPAPATDGIKLLVVGGTLAIGLVVDALAVTFRSAAPAGLPLLALYSVAAGLSDGGASWLWFVLASAGYLLLLLAEGRDRLSQWGRVFGGAARPGRAQTAVFEPDGAALAPVRTGRRIGALALGIALVIPAALPAMGSGLFGDTGGGSGEGGSGGTISAVNPLVSLQNSLNQPEDREVLRYRTNTQDTQDMYLRIVALDQFDGTSWKSSERKIKDVPDVLPQPEGLSPSVGTAEIRTSVSAAGWYTQNWLPMPYPATKVDIGGHWRFEPVGRTLVGDRGQTTRGVQYQVTSLQVRPTADQLASAPPAPPALRTEYTKVPSSLPPVVSSTARRITRGATSDYQRAVMLQDWFAVRGGFTYDTQVESGSGTEAIARFLKDKQGFCVHFSFSMAAMARVLGIPARVAVGFTPGDPRSDGTMSVGLRDAHAWPELYFEGVGWTRFEPTPSRGSAPDYTRPDAPSGSPTDPAKPSAGPSAQPSAAPSPSSSCTAQMRKQNDCGGPVAPVVTGGGDGGTPLATVAAVALGVLAVLGLPLLPWLWRVRVRARRLAPGSRHEADPAAATLAVWREITDTAWDHGLPPDESLTPRGAAARMVRLGKLEGEAAESVHRAATAVEQVLYAPRPLATEGLEQDARRARAGLRASVTAWVRLRADLAPRSAARVVWAATARREALTSSLAARAKALVPRRTPPSEQGAEGSS
- a CDS encoding DUF58 domain-containing protein; protein product: MAAGAPPAGPGEDNRESAQRGGPRAALSGLTTRGRSFLAAGIAAAICAYVLGQKDLLRVGLLLAVLPLVCTTVLYRTRYRVAGSRRLSPARVPAGSEARVHLRVDNVSRLPTGLLMLQDRVPYVLGPRPRFVLDRVEGGGKREVSYRVRSDLRGRYPLGPLQLRLTDPFGMCELTRAFSAYDTLTVIPRTEPLPPVRLSGEAAGYGDGRHRSLALAGEDDVIPRLYRHGDDLRRVHWRSTARYGELMVRREEQPQRARCTVLLDTRDIAYAGAGPDSAFEWAVSGAASVLVHMLERGYSVRLLTDTGSSVPGDGAGGFAGSTQDSSDSAGLMMDTLAVVDHSDGGGLSRAHDVLRGGNEGLLVGFFGDLDEEQAAVAAKMRRRSGAAIAFVLDSDLWTRGAAPTGGPGPAERSLRLLREAGWTALAVPPGVPLSALWRQAGQDRTGTGTAPAAAAGIPGTSGAWS